One Paenibacillus sp. FSL W8-0186 genomic window carries:
- a CDS encoding NADP-dependent oxidoreductase, whose product MKAAAFRSIGGPEVMEVMSFPDPQAGPGQVRVRVKTAGVQHYDCGLRSGWTPQGVVIQLPQIPGNEFAGIIDQVGEGVTGFQIGSEVLGFALMNCYAEYVVVGIDQIVNKPRSMTWEEAGGLTGNGQGAYIALKAIGVGPGDTVLINGAAGSLGAFAVQLAKEWGAKTVIGTASERNHDYLRSLGAVPLTYEEGLAERVRAIAPDGVDAAFDTAGGEGLRAAVDLVRAKERICTFFAYDLIEELGLRVVRGERSAARLAELVELHSKGKLHIHIRETFPLDRVGDAHRAIETRRGRGKIVLTLD is encoded by the coding sequence ATGAAGGCAGCAGCATTTCGTTCGATTGGCGGGCCTGAGGTGATGGAGGTTATGTCGTTTCCCGATCCGCAGGCTGGTCCAGGCCAAGTCAGGGTCCGGGTAAAAACGGCCGGGGTACAGCATTATGATTGCGGCCTGCGAAGCGGCTGGACACCGCAGGGCGTCGTTATTCAACTTCCGCAAATTCCGGGCAATGAGTTCGCGGGCATCATCGATCAAGTGGGTGAAGGTGTTACGGGTTTTCAAATAGGCAGCGAGGTACTTGGCTTCGCGCTAATGAATTGTTACGCGGAATACGTGGTTGTGGGCATAGATCAAATCGTCAACAAGCCCCGCAGTATGACCTGGGAAGAGGCAGGGGGGCTGACCGGCAATGGCCAAGGGGCGTATATCGCCTTGAAAGCCATCGGCGTTGGGCCAGGCGATACTGTATTGATCAATGGCGCGGCTGGATCGCTGGGTGCTTTTGCCGTACAGCTGGCTAAGGAGTGGGGGGCCAAGACCGTCATTGGTACTGCCAGCGAGAGGAACCACGACTACCTTCGTTCGTTGGGCGCTGTTCCGCTGACGTATGAGGAAGGACTGGCCGAGCGAGTACGCGCGATTGCGCCGGATGGCGTCGACGCCGCATTCGATACCGCTGGAGGCGAGGGGCTTCGGGCTGCGGTGGACTTAGTGCGGGCCAAGGAACGGATATGCACGTTTTTCGCCTATGACCTGATCGAGGAGCTGGGCCTCCGCGTTGTCCGCGGCGAACGCTCGGCAGCCCGCCTTGCAGAACTGGTCGAACTGCATTCCAAAGGCAAACTGCACATCCATATCAGAGAGACCTTCCCGCTGGATCGGGTCGGCGATGCCCACCGGGCTATCGAAACAAGACGCGGCCGCGGGAAGATCGTCCTCACCCTCGACTAA
- a CDS encoding VanZ family protein, which translates to MDLQGIIDRLLPILPTALIIALVFIGGSYLSYALYRKRGGRRNVTARQVIATFLILAWFVVVMVLTTFSRGANYEGWVNFRIFSGYVNAWNQWSLQEWQLIIFNMLMFAPLGFLLPLLGKTTRRFGPVLLLSLLITLGIECIQMLSRRGIFELDDILHNTLGSMAGYFVMSAILNTAERRKLAVRSVWKALSIPLFFALLFSGAMLVYNMKELGNLSIRPAITQDMSHVKVTLNANLPTEAEPVSLYSNSRIHHLKYGEEMAGLMKRTFNLQQVGGVRMDGFNRIWMLHADDGKEYTFNYAVNDGGWWLSTEGDGSGPMEQEELAKHGEYYGSWMLSSGILPPNAVFSTQNEDTIRWDIEWSIADIARGNNDYTSGMVMIAPSGEHQIPHNLFYSLQENKFVRKIEIISPAQAYMDVAKGNFYVFNNLKNGDQLNVDEYELTYTYDSKGYYQPVYRFTGTVNESSWSTLIPAVK; encoded by the coding sequence ATGGATTTACAAGGAATCATCGACAGACTGTTGCCGATTCTGCCGACGGCGCTGATCATAGCTTTGGTGTTCATCGGAGGCTCGTATTTATCCTACGCCTTATACCGAAAGAGAGGCGGGAGAAGAAACGTAACCGCCAGGCAGGTTATCGCGACTTTCCTGATTCTGGCGTGGTTTGTTGTAGTTATGGTATTAACGACATTCAGCAGAGGCGCCAATTATGAGGGGTGGGTTAATTTCCGGATCTTCAGCGGTTATGTGAATGCATGGAATCAATGGTCGTTACAGGAATGGCAGTTGATTATTTTTAACATGCTGATGTTCGCTCCGCTCGGTTTCCTGCTGCCGCTTCTAGGCAAAACAACACGCCGTTTCGGTCCTGTTCTGCTTCTGTCGCTTCTTATAACGCTGGGGATTGAGTGCATTCAGATGTTGAGCCGCAGGGGTATTTTTGAACTGGACGATATTCTACACAACACACTTGGAAGTATGGCGGGATATTTCGTGATGAGCGCAATCCTAAACACCGCTGAACGTCGAAAGCTCGCGGTCAGATCTGTATGGAAGGCGCTCAGTATACCGCTATTTTTTGCCCTGCTTTTTTCCGGAGCTATGCTTGTCTACAATATGAAAGAGCTTGGCAACCTGTCCATTCGTCCGGCGATTACGCAGGACATGAGTCATGTTAAAGTAACGCTTAACGCCAATTTACCAACCGAGGCCGAACCGGTATCTCTTTATTCCAACAGCCGCATTCATCATCTTAAATATGGGGAAGAGATGGCAGGGCTGATGAAGCGTACTTTTAACCTGCAGCAGGTCGGCGGCGTCCGCATGGATGGATTTAACCGCATATGGATGCTTCATGCCGATGACGGAAAGGAATATACGTTTAATTACGCTGTCAACGATGGCGGATGGTGGTTATCAACCGAAGGTGATGGAAGCGGCCCGATGGAGCAGGAGGAATTGGCCAAGCATGGAGAGTATTATGGAAGCTGGATGCTTTCCAGCGGCATATTACCCCCAAATGCTGTATTCAGCACACAAAATGAAGATACGATTCGTTGGGATATTGAATGGTCCATCGCAGACATCGCTCGAGGAAATAACGATTATACAAGTGGAATGGTAATGATTGCACCTTCCGGAGAACACCAAATTCCACATAACTTATTTTACTCTTTGCAAGAGAACAAGTTTGTACGCAAAATTGAAATTATTAGTCCGGCTCAAGCCTATATGGATGTTGCCAAGGGGAACTTTTATGTTTTCAATAACTTGAAGAACGGCGACCAACTGAATGTGGACGAATATGAACTGACCTATACCTATGATTCAAAAGGGTATTACCAACCCGTTTACCGGTTCACAGGAACGGTGAATGAATCGTCTTGGTCCACGTTGATTCCGGCAGTGAAATGA
- a CDS encoding YafY family protein yields MAKWDNMLSMLWMLRSGRKLTAAQIADSLEISVRTVYRYIDALCASGVPVIAESGHDGGIRILDSFKETPLFFNSLELKALVDAFKFAQGAGYPYTEELQSALKKVENGLHEEQRHDLSRQTIGLDVIAPARPPSVIRLLRDLEQAAKEGRTVRIAYRKANAEQAYERKVDPYGLAYDRNEWYAVAFCHRSQEIRTFRVDRIEGLEETELRFDQPLHFSASTYLRDQSERSREADGPLTVICIEGESDALNAVCSHWHLRHYLTERSDREARFLLDVPTMNKYLPMYLITFGTAIRIREPLELQCMIREMAYGIAEHYANNSDGA; encoded by the coding sequence ATGGCAAAATGGGATAACATGCTGTCTATGCTCTGGATGCTGCGCTCTGGAAGGAAGCTCACCGCTGCGCAGATCGCGGACAGTTTAGAGATTAGCGTCCGCACCGTGTATCGATATATCGATGCATTATGTGCCAGCGGTGTACCGGTAATCGCAGAATCAGGCCATGATGGCGGGATTCGCATTCTGGACAGCTTTAAGGAGACGCCACTGTTCTTCAATTCTTTAGAGCTGAAGGCGCTTGTGGACGCATTTAAATTTGCGCAAGGCGCAGGCTATCCATATACGGAGGAGTTACAGAGCGCATTGAAGAAGGTGGAAAACGGGCTGCATGAGGAGCAGCGCCATGATTTGTCCCGTCAGACAATCGGCTTGGATGTGATTGCTCCAGCGCGTCCGCCTTCCGTCATTCGGTTGCTCAGGGATCTAGAGCAGGCGGCGAAGGAGGGAAGAACGGTCCGCATCGCCTATCGTAAAGCAAATGCTGAGCAGGCATACGAACGTAAGGTTGATCCGTACGGGCTGGCTTATGACCGGAATGAATGGTACGCTGTCGCCTTCTGCCATCGGTCTCAGGAGATTCGGACGTTCCGTGTAGACCGAATCGAGGGGCTGGAGGAGACCGAATTGCGATTTGATCAGCCTCTGCATTTCTCCGCGTCGACTTACCTCCGCGACCAGTCCGAGCGAAGTCGGGAGGCGGACGGACCGTTGACGGTCATTTGCATTGAGGGAGAGTCCGACGCACTGAATGCGGTTTGCTCCCACTGGCATTTGCGCCACTATTTGACCGAACGGAGCGATCGAGAGGCCCGGTTTCTGCTCGATGTCCCGACAATGAACAAGTACCTTCCGATGTATCTGATCACGTTTGGCACGGCCATTCGGATTCGGGAACCGCTTGAGCTACAGTGTATGATCCGGGAAATGGCGTATGGAATCGCAGAACATTACGCTAACAATAGCGACGGAGCTTGA
- a CDS encoding DinB family protein gives MLQHSQQLYEYHVWANDRLFAHLGQLPEDVFHAEVTSVFPSVAQTLGHMYLFEQLYMSVLAGEPNEIIFSKIPEWTEEAQVKTVDEMQRLFGGVTEQFRDLLRRTPDLDKAMTIEHPKYGRLDTHFSDILHHVVNHGTYHRGNVTAMLKQQGYAGVPTDYLFYLMECQESRQ, from the coding sequence ATGCTTCAACACTCGCAACAATTATACGAATATCATGTTTGGGCGAATGACCGACTATTCGCTCACCTAGGGCAGCTTCCAGAGGATGTATTTCATGCAGAGGTGACGAGCGTGTTCCCGTCTGTAGCGCAAACGCTCGGACATATGTACTTATTCGAGCAGCTCTATATGTCTGTGCTCGCAGGAGAACCGAACGAGATTATTTTTTCGAAGATCCCGGAGTGGACAGAGGAAGCGCAGGTAAAAACCGTAGACGAGATGCAGCGACTGTTCGGCGGTGTAACTGAACAGTTCCGCGATTTGCTGCGGCGTACGCCGGATTTGGACAAGGCGATGACGATTGAGCATCCCAAGTATGGCCGGCTCGATACGCATTTCTCCGATATTCTGCATCATGTGGTCAATCACGGGACGTATCACCGTGGCAATGTGACCGCGATGTTGAAGCAGCAAGGGTATGCTGGGGTTCCAACGGATTATTTATTTTATTTGATGGAGTGCCAGGAAAGTCGGCAGTAA
- a CDS encoding pyridoxamine 5'-phosphate oxidase family protein, with the protein MTSSVTDNQEAIKTVHELIKGIETAMLTTVSEEGLVSRPMKTQDVEFDGTLWFLTKKDSGKFHELLQNQHVNAAYAGKSFVSIRGKAELVEDQEKLQQLWNPMYEELLETTSDDPNLVLIKVNAETAEYWDSGNKFKMVKFLFRRMLGKNTEGTDMNQIVNLS; encoded by the coding sequence ATGACGAGTTCTGTTACCGACAATCAGGAAGCGATCAAAACCGTCCATGAATTAATCAAAGGGATCGAAACCGCGATGCTAACGACAGTTTCAGAAGAGGGACTCGTATCTCGGCCCATGAAAACCCAGGATGTCGAGTTTGACGGAACTCTTTGGTTCCTGACAAAGAAGGATAGCGGCAAATTCCACGAGCTGCTTCAGAATCAGCATGTGAACGCAGCCTATGCGGGAAAATCCTTTGTCTCTATCCGCGGTAAAGCTGAGTTGGTGGAGGATCAGGAGAAATTGCAACAACTGTGGAATCCGATGTACGAGGAACTGCTTGAAACCACTTCTGATGATCCTAATCTGGTTCTCATCAAGGTAAATGCGGAAACTGCGGAGTACTGGGATTCGGGCAATAAATTCAAAATGGTCAAATTCTTGTTCCGCAGAATGTTAGGCAAGAATACCGAGGGAACGGATATGAATCAGATTGTTAATTTGAGTTGA
- a CDS encoding DUF4352 domain-containing protein translates to MKKLSILCLLFIMVVAGCSTDSSSSEGADTPIPIEETVSVGDMDITVASFVDHRKRNRNRIVTVNVSAKIADDNNIELRTEYFTLVDAEGTRYYPDLSKSQILNPPLSPVPHGQIHFELPRNTRSLAIAITNNPLSANAEYSTVTLMY, encoded by the coding sequence ATGAAGAAACTCAGTATTCTATGTTTACTATTTATTATGGTCGTCGCCGGTTGCAGTACCGACTCTTCATCATCAGAGGGAGCTGACACTCCTATCCCCATTGAAGAAACGGTGTCCGTGGGGGATATGGATATTACTGTCGCATCGTTTGTGGATCACAGGAAACGGAATAGGAACCGAATTGTAACCGTAAACGTTAGTGCGAAAATAGCAGATGACAACAATATCGAACTCCGGACCGAGTATTTCACTTTAGTGGATGCCGAAGGCACCCGCTATTATCCTGATCTGTCTAAAAGCCAAATCTTGAACCCACCGCTTTCCCCGGTTCCGCACGGACAAATTCATTTCGAGCTCCCCCGGAATACACGTTCACTGGCCATTGCCATTACGAACAATCCTTTAAGCGCAAATGCCGAGTATTCGACGGTTACGTTAATGTACTGA
- a CDS encoding ABC transporter permease: MSILQTYEGRKPRRSPSGLAATALFMRRTLHHMRNNGFGLAVEAVLSPIIMLLIFTFLFSGAIAGSVSGYIQYLLPGILVLTVVPMTVYSGTTLCTDIARGVYHRFRTMPFWQPAALFGSVIADGLRYLAAVLTVLAMGFALGFRPDGGIGGAVLAGIYVLFFAYSVSWVFSLIGNVAKQPETVSGTSMMLVYPLLFASNVLVDTSTMPRWLQVAVDMNPISAAVALTRGLFHGTADAVDLAAGIGVGLLLIVIFAPLTIYVYLKRQVR; encoded by the coding sequence ATGAGTATTCTGCAGACATATGAAGGGCGAAAACCGCGGCGAAGTCCAAGCGGCCTTGCTGCAACTGCGCTATTCATGCGAAGAACGCTGCATCATATGAGAAACAACGGCTTCGGCCTGGCTGTTGAGGCGGTCTTGTCGCCGATTATCATGCTGCTCATCTTCACCTTCTTGTTCAGCGGGGCGATTGCCGGCTCTGTCAGCGGGTATATTCAGTATCTGCTGCCGGGCATCCTCGTGCTGACCGTTGTGCCGATGACAGTTTATAGCGGTACGACGTTATGCACGGATATCGCCAGAGGCGTCTATCATCGGTTCCGCACAATGCCGTTTTGGCAGCCCGCTGCCCTCTTCGGTTCGGTTATTGCCGATGGCTTGCGCTACTTGGCAGCGGTGCTCACCGTTCTGGCCATGGGATTTGCGCTTGGATTCCGGCCGGACGGGGGTATCGGTGGCGCTGTGCTGGCGGGGATATATGTTTTATTTTTTGCCTATAGTGTAAGTTGGGTGTTTTCGCTCATAGGTAATGTGGCCAAGCAACCCGAGACGGTATCGGGCACAAGCATGATGCTCGTGTACCCCCTCCTATTCGCCAGCAACGTGCTCGTCGACACATCGACAATGCCCCGATGGCTGCAAGTCGCGGTCGATATGAACCCGATCAGTGCAGCCGTTGCTCTGACGCGCGGACTGTTTCACGGAACTGCGGACGCAGTCGACCTCGCGGCGGGCATCGGCGTCGGCCTGCTGCTGATCGTCATCTTCGCTCCGCTGACAATATATGTTTACTTAAAGAGGCAAGTGCGGTAG
- a CDS encoding ATP-binding cassette domain-containing protein yields MAYAIEAHGLRKSFQTHEAVRGVDLAIRQGELFTLLGPNGAGKTTMIHMLTTLLRPDEGTASICGYDVVKDAAVVRRHISVTGQYAALDESLTGWQNLTLFAGLHGYSRKDAHALAAELLGSFKLEDAGSRTVGTYSGGMRRRLDLAAAILPAPQVMFLDEPTTGLDPQSRRELWAAVRHLVKNGTTVLLTTQYLEEADQLADRIGFIAQGKVIAVGTPEQLKASIGGKTLTIRLAEGTDLAGICHLLANEHGLTAHSEEDGLTVKAAVPEAALAHAVIGNLISQGIMIDDFALNEPNLDDVYFALTPDRGNGNEVAT; encoded by the coding sequence ATGGCGTACGCCATAGAAGCGCATGGCTTGCGCAAATCGTTCCAGACGCATGAGGCTGTGCGCGGAGTGGACCTGGCGATTCGGCAAGGGGAGCTGTTCACGCTCCTCGGTCCGAACGGCGCCGGCAAGACAACGATGATCCATATGCTGACCACACTGCTGCGTCCGGACGAGGGAACGGCGAGCATCTGTGGGTACGACGTGGTGAAGGATGCCGCTGTCGTGCGCAGACATATCAGTGTCACGGGTCAGTACGCGGCGCTGGACGAATCGCTGACCGGCTGGCAAAACCTGACCCTGTTCGCGGGGCTTCACGGCTATTCACGCAAGGATGCCCACGCGCTTGCGGCAGAATTGCTCGGATCGTTCAAATTGGAGGATGCGGGCAGCCGAACCGTCGGAACATATTCCGGCGGCATGCGCCGACGGCTGGATCTTGCAGCCGCCATTCTCCCGGCGCCCCAGGTGATGTTCCTTGATGAGCCAACGACCGGGCTTGATCCCCAGAGCCGGCGTGAGCTGTGGGCAGCGGTGCGCCATTTGGTGAAGAACGGGACAACTGTGCTATTGACGACTCAGTACCTGGAAGAAGCCGACCAATTGGCCGATCGTATCGGTTTTATCGCTCAAGGCAAGGTCATCGCCGTCGGCACGCCAGAGCAGTTAAAAGCGTCGATCGGCGGCAAGACGCTGACGATCCGACTGGCGGAGGGGACCGATTTAGCTGGCATTTGTCATCTGCTCGCAAACGAACATGGTCTAACAGCCCATTCGGAAGAAGACGGGCTGACTGTGAAAGCAGCGGTGCCGGAAGCCGCGCTGGCGCATGCGGTCATCGGCAACCTTATCAGTCAAGGGATAATGATCGACGACTTCGCCTTGAACGAGCCGAACCTTGACGATGTGTACTTCGCGCTGACCCCAGATCGCGGAAATGGAAATGAGGTGGCAACATGA
- a CDS encoding NAD(P)H-binding protein, translating to MTILVTGATGTVGQHVTELLVQRGSSVRALTRHPERAKAKLPEGVEIAAGDLMKPETLKEALQGIEAMFLIISSDEPHADLYTDPQVIALAEAAGVKRVVVLVGYEEGIVEETLRASGMQWTLVKPAEFMANVLADWGETIRTEGVVREFYGDALSARVHEGDIAAVAVEALLGRGHHGRSYPLTGPEALTRRETVRAIAAAAGKDIPFIELTEEEARQQWRDQGYDEESVDFFVQIAKNPPEAGYTVLPTIEQVLGRPARTFAEWAEEHKRMFLS from the coding sequence ATGACGATTTTGGTGACAGGGGCAACAGGAACGGTTGGACAACATGTAACGGAGCTGCTGGTGCAGCGGGGAAGTTCCGTTAGGGCGCTAACGCGTCATCCCGAACGGGCAAAAGCCAAGCTGCCGGAAGGCGTAGAGATTGCGGCGGGCGATCTGATGAAGCCGGAGACACTGAAGGAAGCGTTGCAAGGGATCGAGGCCATGTTCTTGATTATCTCCAGCGACGAACCCCATGCTGATCTCTACACGGACCCTCAAGTTATAGCGCTGGCGGAAGCTGCCGGCGTGAAGCGAGTTGTCGTACTGGTCGGCTATGAGGAAGGCATCGTAGAGGAAACGCTGCGAGCCAGCGGCATGCAATGGACGCTGGTTAAGCCAGCCGAATTTATGGCCAACGTGCTGGCGGATTGGGGGGAGACCATCCGAACGGAAGGCGTCGTGCGGGAGTTCTACGGGGACGCGCTGAGCGCGCGGGTACACGAGGGCGATATTGCCGCCGTTGCCGTTGAGGCACTATTAGGCAGGGGCCATCACGGTCGAAGCTATCCGCTGACTGGACCCGAAGCGCTGACACGCCGAGAAACGGTTCGCGCGATCGCAGCGGCGGCCGGTAAGGACATCCCCTTCATCGAGCTGACCGAGGAAGAAGCACGTCAGCAATGGCGGGATCAGGGCTATGACGAAGAGAGCGTTGATTTTTTCGTACAGATCGCGAAAAATCCGCCAGAGGCTGGCTATACCGTGCTCCCGACGATTGAGCAAGTACTTGGGCGGCCAGCCCGGACGTTTGCCGAGTGGGCAGAGGAGCATAAGCGGATGTTTCTATCCTAA
- a CDS encoding YafY family protein has translation MRLDRLLGIALELMAKKRVTAAELAAKFEVSIRTIYRDVELINQAGIPVASFTGADGGFELMNGFFLTRQHFSVDDLSVIYTLLKAMERAMGGAVAPAMRKLASLNPDLANEGSHEAVILSISTSDYERDIVQELFRAVRQSRVVRLEYTSTSGKATERSVEPLNLLWEKGVWYLEGYCRSRQSKRYFRVSRIASLDVCGEIFVPRQIPDESEESEIQGICAHLRFGLAVRTRVFEQFPGECTYQGDWIDVHTTFYKKEYALSVIASYGTNVEIVSPAELQDDVIAHIEAIRQHYAKKRGGNGI, from the coding sequence TTGAGACTGGATCGTTTGTTGGGAATCGCGCTGGAACTGATGGCCAAAAAAAGAGTAACCGCTGCGGAACTCGCCGCCAAGTTCGAGGTTTCGATTCGGACCATCTACCGTGATGTCGAACTGATCAATCAGGCTGGCATCCCGGTCGCTTCGTTTACCGGTGCGGACGGCGGGTTCGAGTTGATGAACGGATTTTTCCTGACGAGGCAGCACTTCTCGGTCGATGATTTATCGGTGATCTATACGCTTTTGAAGGCGATGGAAAGAGCTATGGGAGGTGCCGTGGCACCCGCAATGCGGAAGCTGGCCAGCCTGAATCCGGATCTGGCGAACGAAGGAAGCCACGAAGCCGTCATTCTAAGCATCAGCACGTCGGACTATGAGAGAGATATTGTTCAGGAGCTTTTCCGAGCTGTCCGGCAATCCCGCGTCGTCAGGCTGGAATACACAAGCACATCCGGCAAGGCAACCGAGCGCAGCGTGGAGCCTCTGAATCTCTTATGGGAAAAAGGCGTCTGGTACTTGGAAGGGTACTGTCGATCGCGGCAATCGAAACGGTATTTTCGCGTGTCGCGAATCGCCTCGCTCGATGTGTGCGGGGAAATATTCGTCCCACGGCAAATTCCGGACGAGTCGGAAGAGAGCGAAATTCAAGGAATTTGCGCCCATCTTCGTTTCGGCTTGGCGGTTCGTACCCGCGTATTCGAGCAATTCCCGGGTGAATGCACGTATCAGGGGGATTGGATCGATGTGCACACGACCTTTTACAAGAAAGAGTATGCGTTATCGGTCATTGCCAGCTACGGAACGAACGTCGAGATTGTATCGCCGGCTGAACTGCAGGATGATGTCATCGCCCATATCGAAGCCATCCGCCAGCATTATGCGAAAAAACGAGGAGGAAATGGAATATGA
- the nfi gene encoding deoxyribonuclease V (cleaves DNA at apurinic or apyrimidinic sites), translating to MEPRVKHSWKLTEEEAVQLQQELARQVIAEDHLADVQYIAGVDVAYSKHSGKLIAAVVILEADSLKVAESVVVEDHVQFPYIPGLFSFRELPPVIQAFQQIKTPPQLIVCDGQGLAHPRRFGLASHLGVLFNMPAIGCGKTRLLGEFEEPGLDRGAMSSLMDRGEVIGSAVRTQDGIKPIFVSVGHKISLATACDWILKLAPHYRLPETTRQADQLVNRVLGGADHV from the coding sequence ATGGAACCCAGAGTTAAGCATTCGTGGAAGCTGACGGAAGAGGAAGCCGTCCAATTGCAGCAGGAGCTGGCAAGGCAAGTGATCGCGGAGGATCATCTGGCTGACGTCCAGTATATCGCCGGAGTCGATGTGGCTTATAGCAAGCATAGCGGCAAGTTAATCGCTGCCGTCGTAATTTTGGAGGCGGATTCCTTGAAAGTTGCAGAATCCGTCGTCGTGGAAGACCACGTGCAATTCCCGTATATCCCGGGGCTATTCTCGTTTAGGGAGCTGCCGCCCGTCATTCAGGCATTTCAGCAAATCAAGACGCCGCCGCAACTGATTGTGTGCGATGGCCAGGGATTGGCTCATCCCCGGCGTTTCGGCTTGGCCAGCCATTTGGGCGTCCTGTTCAACATGCCTGCCATTGGCTGCGGCAAGACAAGATTACTAGGGGAATTCGAGGAGCCCGGCTTGGATAGAGGGGCTATGTCCTCGCTTATGGATCGCGGCGAAGTCATTGGCAGCGCAGTAAGAACGCAGGATGGGATCAAGCCGATATTCGTCTCGGTAGGTCATAAGATTTCACTCGCGACCGCCTGTGATTGGATATTGAAGCTGGCTCCGCATTACCGCCTGCCGGAGACGACCCGCCAAGCGGATCAGTTGGTGAATCGGGTGTTGGGCGGGGCAGATCATGTTTAA